CAGGCAAACTCGCGTAATACGCTGCCACATCCGCCATATCCTGCTGGCTCATTGGCTCGACTGCCACCGTCATCAGCTTGCTGCGCTCATCTTCGCTACGCAAACCCGACTGATAATCCAGCAACATTTTGTAGGTGTAATCGGTTTTTTGCCCCGCAACGTTTGGCCAATTGCTGGTCGGGGCAATGCCATTTTCACCGTGACACGACGCGCACATCAGTTGCGAATTGAGGTCTTTACCACGGGAAATATCACCCGTAGGCATATCCGCCAACGCCACGCGCAAGGTAGCAGGCTTCCATTTAACCGCATCCGCCGCTTCATGCGCGGCATCGTTTGCCCAGCCCCAACCGGACACCAACAGCGTCGCGGCTACGCCAATTAAGGAAAGTTGGAACGTTTTCATGCAAAACAGTCCTCCGTGAAGGATTTCATCCAAGCCTGCTGATAGACCGCGCCCATGCGAATTTGCGCTGGGGTCGCATCCAAACGCAAATAGCGATTGAATTTGCCCACACGCTGAATCTTGTTGTCGGCTTCCGCTAACTCAAACACGTCGGCGACATACAAGCCGTAATCCGAACCTGCCAGCGCGTAACAGGTGTTTTCCCAACTGGGTGTTGGGGCTTCGCGTCCGGCGAGGATTTCCACCAACGCCCGCGCCAACGATTTGGCTTGCGTATTCGCGGAAAAGCCTGATTTGGGCATCGCATCGGTATGGCAAGCGTCGCCAATCACATGCACATGCGGATGTAAGGTCGATTCAAAGGTCTTGCGCTGATTCGGACACCAACCTTTGTCATCGGTTAGCCCCATTGCGCTGGCAATCTTTCCGGCACGCATCGCAGGCACGATATTAATCACATCCGCCTTAATCTTGCCGCCCTCGGTGGTGACGGTCATGGTTTCCGCATCCACTGACACGGGTGTCCCCCCGTCTTTGGCAGGAATCCATTCCAGAATCCCCGGCTGGCTGTGCTGCTGGATTTCAACGCTATCCGGTATCCCTTCCAGAAATTCCTTAGGCATCGGAAAACCGTATAAACGGTTCCAGCCCAGCATCATGGTCTGGTCGGTGACAAACTTATCTTTCGGGTCAGCAATGATGACCTTGGCTGTCGGATTGTGTTTTTGCAGCCATTCCGCCACCAGTGCGGGGCGTTCATACGGCCCCGGCGGGCAACGGTAAGGGTTGGGCGGCGCAACCATCAAAAACGTCCCGCCTTTGGGCAACGCTTTAAGCTGATCGGCGAGCAATTGGGTTTGCGCCCCCGGAATCCAACCCGATGGGATTTTACTCTCAGCCAGCGCGTAGGAATAACCAGCCAACTTGTCGTACAACAACTCAATCCCCGGTGACACCACTAGCTTGTCGTAGCTGACTTTGCGCCCACCTTTCAAGCTGACATTGCGCTTGTCAGGGTCAAAACCGGTTACTTCGTCAATGATCACATTCACGCCGTATTTGGACTGAAGCGCGTCGTAAGTAACGTGCAAATCCTCCATGCCAATATGCCCCGTCAGCACTTCGGTCGAACCGTAAGGGCGAATGTAGATCGGGTTCTTTTCGATCATTGTGACCTTGATCGCTGGGTCAAACAAGCGCAGGTATTTAGCCGTGGTTGCGCCACCAACCCCACCGCCAATAATGACCACATGCGCTTGCGCCCCCGCAAATGCGCTACGGATAGGAAATGCGCCCGCCAGCGCGGTTGCGCCGAGCAGCCCCAAAAATTCACGTCGATTCAAACTCATGGGGAAACCTCCATAAAATAACGCGCCATGTCGCGGATTTGCTGTTCGCTCAAGCCGTTGGCAACCGTGCCCATCAGGGTCGATTGGCGTGCGCCGTCGCGGAAATCCAGCATGGTTTTAACAAATTCCTGCTCCGGCATTCCTGCCAGCGGCATGAAGGCTTCGTTTTCCAGCGTGCCGTTCGTGCCGTGACATCCGGCGCAGGTATGGGCGAGGATTTCGCCCGCTTTAGCGGCAGGTGCCGCCTCGAAGAAACCCCTCCCCGTCCCTCCCCTTATCAGGGAAGGGTGCAAGAGAGCAGCAGCACCCTCTTGTCCCTCCCCTGACAAGGGGAGGTTAGGAGGGGTTTCTTCTTTCCCCATTTCTTCCTGAATCAATTCGCGGATCATCTCGCGCAATTCGTCTTTGGAAACGCTGTCGGCAGCAGGTGCTTTGGTTTCTGCTTTAGCTTCAACCGCTTTCACGACTGTTTCCACCGCTTTTTTCTCGTCTGCCTGTACCGTGCCAATGCAGGACACCAGCAACAGCGGCAATAGGATCGTTTTCAGTTTCATCATTGCCCCCTTAGCGTAGCCACACCCACAACCCCAGCACAAAAAAGTGGATAATCCACAACGTGATGAGGAGGATGGAAAGATTACCCAAGCGCGTCACCGCAGGCGAAGGCGTATACACCCCGTCGGTTTGCCCCGCTTGCCAAGCCACGGTGAGGAAATAGCTCAACACCAAGCCACCAATAATGACAAACGTGCCAAAGAACAACAGCGTGCTGTACCAGTCCATATTCACCGGATAATCCAGCGCGTTGTAGCCAAAATCGCCAAACAGGATATTCCAGCGCAACACTTCCCGCGCAATCGCCACCACAATCCCCGTGATGGCTGCCAGCCCAAACAGACCGTAGCCAAACAACGGCGCATTCACGCGGCTACCAATGAGTTTCGGCATGACAGCGGTGAGGGAGATAAGCACCGCTGCCAGCCCAACCCAAGGGGAGAACCCAAAAGCGGCCTGACTGTCTGGCAGTGTCGCCATCCAGCCAATGCCGAAGGCCAGTGCTACGATGCCACCGGCGAGACTCAAGACCGTTGCCAGCCCTTTCAACCATTGCAGATAACCGTTATCCACATCGGTACGGTGGCTAATATAATGGCGGTAAGCAAACAACCAGCCGCTGATCACCAACACCGACAAGCTGATAAAAAACCCAAAACGCCACCCGTTGTAATCGTGCAACTTGCGCCCTGACGCATCAATTTCACCATTCGGCGCATACCACTGCATCCACTGATCCGGCGACAACATCTGATAAGTGAGGACGTGCATAATAAAACCGACCACCAGCATCAACGCCAGTGACAGGATCATCGAGCCGGGACAAATGGTTTTCTGCGTTGCCAAATGGTGGTTTTTCGCGTAGAAAAAATACATCAGCAAGTAAGCGACGGTCAGGATCACAATAAACCCAATCACCCACCAGGCCGACAGCACGTTCGAGGTGTACCAAAACGGGTCATAAATCACCTGCACAAACAGCAAAGGCGCAACCCCCAACACCACCGCGACCGACACGGCAATTTTCGCCACGCCCAACATCGCCTGCGCCAATTGGCGTTGATAAGCCGCTTTCGACAACGCGCCCCAAATCACCAGACCGGACGCGCCCAACATCACCTGCACCGCGAGGATGTGCAACGCAAACGTCAACACCCCCAGAATCAGGAACAACACCGGGTGCGAAGGCACACCCGCCACATCGCGCAAGGCGTATAACATTTCAGCATTCATGGTTTATTTCTCCCCTGCTTGTGCCAATGGCTTGCGGGTAGCGGCATAGTTTTCTGCCACCGTGTCATCTTTCAACGCGCCAATGTAGACTGCCAATGCTTCGGCTTCCTCATCGGTTAGCGGAATTTTCGGCATGTACAAGGTATTGCCCGTCGCCAATGCGCCCAGCAAATAATCTTTGATCTCACCCACATCGGTATTACCCCCGAAATACTTCGCCAGCGGACGCATCCCCGTATCGGTCAAAGAATGGCAGTTGGAACACGCCGTCATTGCCAGCGCATGACCCACCGCCCGCGCATTATCCGGCGTGACGGTACGCAAGTTTTCCGGCAAAAATACATGGCTTTTTAGGAAACCTTTTTCCTCCAACAACGGAATTTCCGATTTAATCCCCAACCCCGGCACATCCCGCGCAATAACCTGATTGGAATACACGTATTGCCCCGCCACGAAAGGCTTGCGGATGGACTCACGCGCCACTTCCTCAGGCCACAAGCCGAACACCAGAATCGCCACCGTCATCACGCTCGCTATTGCTGGCACAATCAAACGCGGCATCACCAAGGTAAACAGGAAATACGCCAAAATACCGCTCAACACCATCATCAGCGCAGGCTGGAAATAATCTGGCAAACGGTTTTCCAACACGATATGCGCCTGTTCCGGCAGGGTATGCAGATACCACTGGAACAGCAGCGAACCCGCCAAGGTGGAAACAATCCCCAGCACTGCCAAACGGCGCAGCATGGCTTTCTTGAACGCCAATTCCTTAATACCCGACGCGACAATCCCGCCAACCACCGCCGTCATGGTGAACATAAACGCGGTACGCATCGCCAATTGCGCAAAGGTATTCGCGCCGTAGAAACCGTTGAGGTAGCCGCCTTCGGTGAACCACACTTCCTTGCCCGGCCACATCATGAATGACAAAATTCCGATAATAATCAGCATCGTGGTGTAAGAAGCCAGCCCGAAAATGACCGCAATGCGCATGTGCGTTTTCTGGTCAACCTTGCCGACCAGATACACCACCAGATACACCCCAACCACTTCGATGACGAAGAACACCCACTCGGTTGCCCACTTCCACACAAAGCTGTGGATCAGTGCTGAAATCCCGCGTGGGCTGGCAACCGTGGTCGAAAACCAGATACCGGGGCCGGTAATCGAGCCAATCACATAAGAAAATACCAGCAGGAACATGCCATACTTTTTGATGTAATCGAGCAATTCCGGCTTGTCTTGCCGATAAGCCACCACCGCAAGGTAAGCGAACACCATTGCCGCGCCCACCGATGTGTGGGATGCCAAGACGTGAATGGTTGAAATGACAGCGACAACCCAACCGCTCCCCAACATTGGCTCTAACCACGTGGGATATAATCCGAGCATTTCCATGGAAATCTCCTTGTTGTTTACCTAGCAATAACCCTGAAGTCATTGCACCCTAAAGCAGGGTGTGGAGATTCTGCCTTTTCCAAGTAAATCGCCTTGCGATTTTTAAAAGATCGAAAAAATCAATGGAAAAACCGTGAAACCACCACTTTCTTGTTAAATATCAATCGAAAAATCGTATGACTGGTTTGCCATTTTTCAATGCTTGCCCTGCCGTAACCGAGTATTTTGCTCGACTATCGCCTGCAACCGCATTACTGGAGTTAAGCATTCATGGCACACATTAAAACCAATCTTACCCGCCGCAGCCTGCTGGTTGCCGCCACATCGGTGGTAGGTGCAAGTGGCGCTGCCGCCATTGCCGCGCCGTTTCTTGCCTCTTGGTCGCCGAGTGCGCGGGCATTAGCGGCAGGTGCGCCGGTTGAAGTGAACATTAGCAAAGTCGAGCCGGGACAATTGCTGCGCGTTGTATGGCGCGGCAAGCCGGTCTGGGTCGTGAATCGTACCGATGAAATGCTGGCAAACTTGCCCGCCAACGATGCGAATTTGCGTGATCCCGCTTCCGCTGTGCTGGAACAGCAACCTGCCTATACGCAAAATGCACACCGTTCCCGCCAGCCGAAATACTTGGTACTCGTGGGGATTTGCACGCATTTGGGTTGCTCGCCGAGTTACCGCCCCGAAGTTGCGCCGGAAGATTTGGGTGCGGATTGGAAAGGTGGCTGGTATTGCCCCTGCCACGGTTCGCGCTTTGATCTAGCTGGGCGTGTGTACAAAAACGTACCGGCGGCGACAAACCTGGTCGTGCCGCCGCATTACTTTAAGGATGATGCCACCCTGCTGATTGGTGAGAATGGTAACGTCGCTTAAACAACACTTGCAGAATTCAAGGATAGAAAACATGGATGTATTAACCCGATCCGTAATCCTCGCCTGCTTTACCTCAGGCTGCATTGCCCCCGCCCATGCGCTGGAATTGCGCTACGGCAGCGGCGATTTCGACATGGGCGCAGCCGCCAAGCCATTTATCAGCATGGATACGTCACTGGAAGTAGACACCTGGACGCTGGCAGAACCCCACCGCAATATCAACGCTTCGCCACTGTATTACCAATTCCGCGCCGATTATTTCGACTCGGATACCGTGAACCAGATGACCGACCTTGCCAGCTTGCCGCTGACCAGTAACCTGCCCGTGATCGGTAGCAGCGTCACGGATTTGATTGCGGACAATACCGCGATTCCCGTCCCCGCCGATTACCGCATCCACGGCGTAAACCTTGATGTAGGCGTGGGTTACGATGTGCTAAAAACTGCGCGTGGGCATGTCGGTGTCGGCGTGAATACCGGTGTCAGCACGCCATTCATGAAAGTGCGCA
The window above is part of the Thiothrix winogradskyi genome. Proteins encoded here:
- a CDS encoding c-type cytochrome, translated to MKTFQLSLIGVAATLLVSGWGWANDAAHEAADAVKWKPATLRVALADMPTGDISRGKDLNSQLMCASCHGENGIAPTSNWPNVAGQKTDYTYKMLLDYQSGLRSEDERSKLMTVAVEPMSQQDMADVAAYYASLPAHEARVKASAHADAERLVRKGDPTRLLTPCASCHGVKGQGGKEAAPALAGQSEKAFIRTMMLYKNGARDNDVNKAMAQFAAKLTDEEIRQLAAYYHTR
- a CDS encoding NAD(P)/FAD-dependent oxidoreductase, with translation MSLNRREFLGLLGATALAGAFPIRSAFAGAQAHVVIIGGGVGGATTAKYLRLFDPAIKVTMIEKNPIYIRPYGSTEVLTGHIGMEDLHVTYDALQSKYGVNVIIDEVTGFDPDKRNVSLKGGRKVSYDKLVVSPGIELLYDKLAGYSYALAESKIPSGWIPGAQTQLLADQLKALPKGGTFLMVAPPNPYRCPPGPYERPALVAEWLQKHNPTAKVIIADPKDKFVTDQTMMLGWNRLYGFPMPKEFLEGIPDSVEIQQHSQPGILEWIPAKDGGTPVSVDAETMTVTTEGGKIKADVINIVPAMRAGKIASAMGLTDDKGWCPNQRKTFESTLHPHVHVIGDACHTDAMPKSGFSANTQAKSLARALVEILAGREAPTPSWENTCYALAGSDYGLYVADVFELAEADNKIQRVGKFNRYLRLDATPAQIRMGAVYQQAWMKSFTEDCFA
- a CDS encoding c-type cytochrome, yielding MEMLGLYPTWLEPMLGSGWVVAVISTIHVLASHTSVGAAMVFAYLAVVAYRQDKPELLDYIKKYGMFLLVFSYVIGSITGPGIWFSTTVASPRGISALIHSFVWKWATEWVFFVIEVVGVYLVVYLVGKVDQKTHMRIAVIFGLASYTTMLIIIGILSFMMWPGKEVWFTEGGYLNGFYGANTFAQLAMRTAFMFTMTAVVGGIVASGIKELAFKKAMLRRLAVLGIVSTLAGSLLFQWYLHTLPEQAHIVLENRLPDYFQPALMMVLSGILAYFLFTLVMPRLIVPAIASVMTVAILVFGLWPEEVARESIRKPFVAGQYVYSNQVIARDVPGLGIKSEIPLLEEKGFLKSHVFLPENLRTVTPDNARAVGHALAMTACSNCHSLTDTGMRPLAKYFGGNTDVGEIKDYLLGALATGNTLYMPKIPLTDEEAEALAVYIGALKDDTVAENYAATRKPLAQAGEK
- the petA gene encoding ubiquinol-cytochrome c reductase iron-sulfur subunit translates to MAHIKTNLTRRSLLVAATSVVGASGAAAIAAPFLASWSPSARALAAGAPVEVNISKVEPGQLLRVVWRGKPVWVVNRTDEMLANLPANDANLRDPASAVLEQQPAYTQNAHRSRQPKYLVLVGICTHLGCSPSYRPEVAPEDLGADWKGGWYCPCHGSRFDLAGRVYKNVPAATNLVVPPHYFKDDATLLIGENGNVA
- a CDS encoding c-type cytochrome, translated to MKLKTILLPLLLVSCIGTVQADEKKAVETVVKAVEAKAETKAPAADSVSKDELREMIRELIQEEMGKEETPPNLPLSGEGQEGAAALLHPSLIRGGTGRGFFEAAPAAKAGEILAHTCAGCHGTNGTLENEAFMPLAGMPEQEFVKTMLDFRDGARQSTLMGTVANGLSEQQIRDMARYFMEVSP